A stretch of Hoplias malabaricus isolate fHopMal1 chromosome 10, fHopMal1.hap1, whole genome shotgun sequence DNA encodes these proteins:
- the metrn gene encoding meteorin codes for MMEMEMMWKVLNLLLVWVLLLVHHSFTADQCSWRGSGLSQLQGSVEQVFLRCAEGSVEWLYPSGALRLSLSPRPLWGVRGVASNTPVSVCLRAEPQWGGAQLYLERDGVLELLIGDSPGHAHTHCFSVTSGERPALFLQATPHQDISRRIAAFRYELRGERRQQLKDNNVHTQPISSEGACRPCNDTEMLMAVCTSDFVVRGNIRAVETDPDLDAAVIKVSATRVYRQKFALFSSNGRLTHSGAIRTPLACGVRTGSGSFLFTGRVHFGEAWLGCAPRYKDFLRVYEHAKEKLQIPCTLDTH; via the exons ATgatggagatggagatgatGTGGAAGGTGTTGAACCTGCTGCTGGTGTGGGTTCTGCTCTTAGTCCACCACAGTTTCACTGCTGACCAGTGCAGCTGGAGGGGCAG tggtCTCTCTCAGTTGCAGGGGAGCGTGGAGCAGGTGTTCTTACGTTGTGCTGAAGGCTCGGTCGAGTGGCTCTACCCGTCCGGTGCACTTCGCCTCTCCCTCTCGCCCCGCCCACTATGGGGTGTGCGGGGCGTGGCCAGTAACACCCCAGTGTCCGTGTGCTTGAGGGCGGAGCCTCAGTGGGGTGGGGCTCAGCTTTACCTGGAACGGGATGGTGTACTGGAGCTGCTGATTGGAGACTCTCCAGGCCACGCCCACACGCACTGCTTCAGCGTCACATCTGGAGAAAGACCCGCCCTCTTCCTCCAGGCCACGCCCCATCAGGACATCAGCCGGCGAATAGCGGCCTTCCGCTAcgagctcagaggagaacggAGGCAGCAACTGAAGGACAACAACGTCCACACGCAGCCAATCAGCAGCGAAG gagccTGTAGGCCGTGTAATGATACAGAAATGCTGATGGCAGTATGTACAAGTGACTTTG TGGTGCGAGGGAACATCCGCGCGGTGGAGACGGACCCTGATCTCGACGCGGCGGTGATAAAAGTCAGCGCCACGCGAGTTTACCGTCAGAAATTTGCTCTGTTCTCCAGTAACGGCAGACTGACTCACTCCGGAGCGATCCGGACCCCTCTGGCCTGCGGCGTTCGGACCGGGTCCGGCAGCTTCTTGTTCACGGGGCGTGTCCACTTTGGAGAGGCCTGGCTCGGCTGTGCGCCACGGTACAAAGACTTTCTGAGGGTTTACGAACACGCCAAGGAAAAACTACAGATACCGTGCACACTCGACACTCACTGA